TGGTTTTTTAATAGCAGTCATAATTATTTCGATCAGTCATAAAAGACTTCCGCTCTATTTGTTTCCAAATAAACCCTGCAATGTCGATCAAAAAGGCAATTGTTCCCCTTCTGTCTGCGTGAGATTTCTGAATGTCTGAAGAATTTTTTCAAAGAGCGTGTCAGCGCTTTTATTGATGATCATTCTTCCATCCAGCTTATTCACGAGCGTGAGTTCTCCCATCGTTCCGGAAGTGAATACAATATCTGCATTGTACAATTCAGTAACAGAAATGTTTTTCTCCTTAACAGGAATTTGCATTTGGATAGCAAGCTGCAACACTTTTCCGCGTGTAATTCCCGGAAGACAGGCATCAGCACACGGTGTAAGCAGCACGCCATTTTTTATCATGAAAATGTTGCAGGAATTAGTTTCCGAAACAAAACCATAGTTGTCGAGCATCAACGCATCATCTGCGCCCGCGATGTTCGCTTCAATTTTTGCGAGGATGTTATTGATGAGATTATTATGATGAATTTTTGAATCAATATTCATGGGTGAATTTCTGCGAATGGAAGCCGTAACAAGCGAGATTGCTTCATTTCCGTACACCGGTTTTTTCCATTCAGCCAGCACAATCAGCGTGCATCCTTTTTGATTTAACCGGGGATCCATACCGCTGGTAATTTTTTCGCCGCGAGTGAGCGTAAGCCGGATGTGTGCTCCATCGCGCATGCCATTTGCCTGCAGGGTTTCAAAAAGGGCTTGCTTGATTTGTTCTTTGGAAGGAATATTTTGAAACAACATCGAATGGGCACTTTCCTGCAGACGTGTAAGATGTTCGTTCAGACAGAAAATTTTTCCATCATATACACGAATGCCTTCCCATACCGCATCACCACCCTGCACTGAAGAATCGAACACGGAAACTTTAGCATCCTTGCGCGGCAATAATTTTCCGTTGATGGAAATTAAAATGTTTTCGTTTTGTGAATTGAATTGCTGCTGCATGCATTTGAAATTTAGTTAACTACAGTTTTTACGTATGGCGAAATTACCAAAATCAACATCAGCACTTGTTTAACATGCTAACAAAATGCTTTCAAATTATGGAGGGTTAGTTTGTAAACAGTCAATAGAAGAAAAAGAATTAAAATTTATTTTCTATTCAAACATCATCTGATTCACCATCAAAATAATAGCAACCGACGCTTTAATTTGTTTTCAGGAATATTTGTTTTTTTTATTCGCTAAAGCCACCTAACTTCAAAATAGTTTTCGTGCAAATCCGGTTGAACCCGGAAGATCTAAATCACTTTCCAAATTAAAACCCAAACTCATCCAATGAGAAACAAAACTACCCTGCTCCAAAATGTGACAGCGTCCAATATTAAAGCTGCGATGCCATGCAGAAACATTTCAAAATTATTTATTGCCATTACTTTATCGATGCCACTTTCGATGAGGGCACAAAATACTTTTCCTGCAAACGGTAATGTAGGAATTGGAACTGCTACACCATCCGCTAACCTGCAAATAAAACCCAGCCAGGCGAATGCTGTTCAGATTGGAAACTATGGAGCCGCAGCAGGTAATACCGGTGAATTACGATTTACAGAATTACCTGCCAATGGCACGAATTACGTGGGCTTTAAAGCACCGGATGCTATCGGTAACAGCAATACGGCGATATGGACATTGCCTAACAAAGATGGATCGTCAGGTCAGGTACTTTCCACCAATGGAGTTGGTGTATTGAGTTGGGTTACCGGAGGATCTACCAAAAAACTTGATAACTTAAGTAATGTCGCCGTTAATCAATCGCTGATACCGAAGAATAACAATGCTATCGATCTTGGTTCTGCTGCACTTGTATGGAGAAACGGATATTTCGGTGGCAATGTAGGCATCGGAACGGTTGCTCCTGCTGCTAAACTGGATGTAACAGGCGATGCAAAAATCAGTGGTTTCCTTAACGGAATATCAGTTGGACTGGGTGGTAATGGCGAAGTTTCTAATACGGCAGTTGGATACAAGGCGCTTTTTTCCAACACGACCGGAAATTCAAATGTAGCGAACGGATACAATGCATTGCTGTCGAATACCACCGGAGCTGGACTTACCGCTTCAGGATATTATGCGCTGGCAATCAATACGACCGGAAAAAACAATTCAGCTTATGGATACGCTGCTCTGGGTTCCAACAAAAGCGGAAACGGGAACACCGCAGTAGGCTTTGGCGCAGACGTAGGAGTTGATGAATTAACCAATGCAACAGCAATTGGAAATGGAGCTATTGTAGATGCCAGTGACAAAGTTCGCATTGGCGATGCGTCCGTTTCAAGTTATAGTTGCCAGGTTGACTGGACTTCCGGAAGCGATGCACGTATAAAGGATAATGTACAGGAAAATGTGCCCGGCTTAGCATTCATAGCAGCATTGCGCCCTGTTACCTTTCATTACAATGTTTCTAAGCAAAATAAATTGATGGGCATTACAGACGATGCACAATGGGAAGGTAAGAATGATATTGAAAAAATTGCTTTCACAGGATTTATTGCACAGGATGTAGATGCCGCAGCGCAAAAAATTGGTTATGATTTCAGTGGCGTTGATAAAAGCGGAATGGTGATGGGACTGCGTTATGCGGAGTTTGTTGTGCCCTTGACCAAAGCAGTGCAGGAGTTGAATTTGGTGCAGAACGGATTACAGGTGGAGAATACTAATCTCCATTCAAAAATTGATGCACAGCAAAAACAAATTGATGAATTAAAAACCCAGGTGGGCCAATTACTTTCCGCTCTGCCGTCCACTTCAACAACAATTGATGGCGCCGCAAAAATTTCATTCGAAACAGAAAATGCTTCACCACTGCTCGGCCAGAATATTCCCAATCCATTTGATAACAGCACGGTGATTCCATTCAGAATTCCGAAAGGATGTAACAGTGCATCGATTGTGATTACCGCATCAGCAACCGGAAAAATTGCGATAGCTATTCCCGTAAGTTGCGATCAGTCGCATGTTTTGATTGATGCGGGTTCATTGGTTTCGGGCGGTTATCAATACACCTTGTACATTGATGGAAAAATATTTGAAACGAGGCAGATGATTTTAAACAAATAAAATCAGCGAAACAAAATCATCCTTTGCAGGAATGGAACTTGTAGGGGATTTTCATTTTGCCTGCCTGATTACTCAAGCAAATATTAAATTCGAAGCCGGCATTCTCAGGGCCGGCTTCGTGTTTGTTATCAATGAAGATTATTCAATCACCAATTTTTGCGTAAGGATGTTTTGACCGCCAATGATTCTGACGAAATATATGCCAGCCGTCAATGATCTTACATCCAGATTAACAACCGTGCTTTGCAAATCAGCAATGCCTTGCGAAATTACTATACGACCGTTCACATCCATCAGTTCTATTCTTCCATTGCTTACAGCATCCGGCAGCATCAGTTCCACAGAAATTTGATCGCTTGCCGGATTCGGATAAACTTTTAAAGGGTTTTCCGTTACCATTTCACTTTCAAGTTTGCATGGCGAAGTGGTTGCTGTAAAAACCGGAGAAAATGCGGAGACTACGGTTCCTGCAACATCACAAACGGTTCTGATCTTAAAATCAAAACTTGTATTGCATGCGAGGTTCTTAATATTCTTTGAGGTTTTGTCACCGGCTACAAATACGACTTTCCAATTGCTGGCTGCCGATGATTTTTTCCGCCACAGTTCATATTGGACTGCGCCCGGTACAGCGTCCCAGCTTACTTTAATCGAAGCAGGAGTTATACTATTGAAGAAAATATTTGCGGAAGGTTCACATACAGGCACTGTTTCATCATTCAATCGGGCTGTAATGCCGCCTACTACAAAGATGCTGTTGAGATTCTTTCCAAATACCATCGAATTAGCATAACCACCGGAATTCGTGAGAGCCGTCCAGCCGTTGGTGCCATCATTATTCACTTTGCAAACGGCCATGTTAAACAGTGTTCCTGCTGCGAGATAAGCGTTGTTGTTGTTATCCAGCAATAACAAAGCATGAAGAAATAATGCCTGTGGGCCGTCAGCATCTAAATTGATCCACAATTGATTGCCGTTTTCATCAATCTTGAAAAAGGCAGCACCTGCACCTGCGTTCGGGTAGCCGCTGATAACTGCTTTATTATCTGTGCCGACTTCAATCTTGTTTCCGGACATTCCATAAACATGGTCCCAGAGTATATTTCCTGCATTGTCGAGCTTTTTAATTTCTGTAGTTCCATTGAAAACATATTCAGTGTGCACCACATAAGAGTTTCCAAATGTGTCGCCGGCTACATCGCCCACTGTCAGGCTGAATACAAGCGGCAGGCTCCAGATTTTATTTCCGTCAAGATCAATTTTTGAATAGCCGTTTACACTTCCAAAGGCGGAACGTCCTGCAATCACAATTTTATTATCAGGCGAAAACTTGAAATTGATGGCAACACCAATTCCGTCTGAGTCGAAGTAAGACCATAATGCTGTGCCGTTGGGTTTAAATTTTTTCACCTTGGTTACATAACCCGCGGGACCGCTTCCCATTCCTAAAACGTAGATGTTATTGTTTGCATCTACCAGGCATTTCCTGGTGGAAGAACCGTCGAAGCTGCTTTCATACACATTGCGCCACAGTAAATTGCCGGCAGCGTTAAACTTCATTACGATACTCGCTGCTTCAACCGGATTTGAAAAACCTGACATGGAAGTGCCTGTTACAATGATGTTGCCATTGTTGTCGCAGGTGATCCAGGAAGCACGCTCCCACTTGGTGTTGTCGGTTTGATTGTAACTGGTTACCCAGATAAAATTACCATCTGCATCACGCTTGGTGATTTTCATTTCATCACCGAGGTTGGATTCATAATCTACGGTGTAAACATTATTGCTGGCGTCCACTGCGATGGCATTGCCGCGAGTAGGCTGTTCCCAAGCAACAGTTACCTGGCTGATTGAATTGAATGGCAGCAAAAGGAGGAGGAGAAACAGGTACGGTTTCATTTTTTCATTTTTTAGTGAAATAATTGCGAACACCCTGAAAGTGGCATTCCCCCGCAAAATTCGGAGAAAGGGAAGTTCCGATAAATGACATTTGTAATTAGCTGATATGATTTTTATCAGGCGCAAGAACTCATGCAACAGCACCATTTCTATGTTGCCGGTAGTAAATCAAGGCCTGTCATGCAAGGAGCTCAGATACAGGACTAATTGTGCTGTATAGTTTTCAGGATGGTCAGCATTTCATCCTTCCTATCATTGGCATATGATACGCGAAGCGCATTTTTAAAAACGCCGTCGTCTTTCCAATACAAAATACCGGAACTGACGGACCATACATCATTGTAAAATAAAATACCAACTGTTTGTCCGTTTTGGGTGAAATCAAGACGAAAGGGAAGAATGGTCAGCATATCGCCTACAGAAATGGAATCAATGGTTTCATCAACAAGAGTATCACCAAAATCAAAATATTGAAGTCCGTTGGTATAGGAATAGAAGAAATGAGTGCGTGTATCGTCTCTTAACTTATCAAACGTTCCACCTTCAAAACCCTGCATATATCCACCATCATAATAACGGGGAAACTGAATGGTATAATCCCATTTGAACTTTTCAGATTTCCAGGCGGATTGCTGTTGAAGTTCGGTGGAGTCGTTCATGATAACTTCATCTTTCTTGCAGGAAAGCAATAAGAATAGTAATGGCACAATGAGGAGCAGTTGTTTCATACATCATTTTTCAGCCTAATGACATTTCTTAAACGAACAGCGTTGCACGATACATTTTATAGGGTCAATGATTTCCCTTTTCAGAAATTCTTTTGCTGATCACTTCTTTCCGAATCCCGGACCTTTTACAAACCTGCCGGGCAATGCATCGGTAAATTTTCCTTCTTCCAATACGGGTTTTCCGTTTACAAAAACATCGTCCATACCCGTTGCATATTGCCGCGGGTTTTGAAAGGTTGCATGATCCTGAATAGCATTAGGATCGAAGATTAAAATATCGGCGTAGTAACCCACTGCAAGCATTCCACGCTTTTGCAGTTTCAGGTTTTGCGCAGGCAATGAAGTCATTTTACGTATTGCTTCCTGAAGTGAAAACAATTTTTGATCGCGCGACCATTTCGTGATCACCCGCGTAAAATTCCCGTAAGCACGCGGATGGCAATTTGATTTGAAGAAAACAGAATCATCAGAATAACTTGCTTCATCACTGCCGAAACTCATCCAGGGCATCACCGCTTCTTTACGCAAATTGTCTTCACTCATTACAAAAAAGATGGCACCGGTTGCATCACGGTCTTCAATAACCAGGTCAAGCAATGTTTCCTGCGGTGTTTTATTTCTGATATGTGCCACTTCGGAGAGTGATTTTCCCTGAAATTTTTTTAATGAATCATTTGAAAACGATGCCAGCAAAATTGAATCAGGTGATTTTACATTCTGATAAAAATTATCCCATTCATTGGTGGGTGTATTCATTTCCTTAATCACCCTTGACCTTAGTTTGGCGTCTTTCAGTCGCAGGATCAGTGAATCAACTCCGCCTGATTGTACCCATGGAGGAAGACAGGCATAAAGTCCTGTTCCCCCGGCGGTATAATTATACATGTCGGCTGTGATTTGTAATCCTGCAGCACGTGCATCCTCCACCTTTTTAATTATGGCGTCACATTTATTCCAGTTATTATAACCCGCTTGTTTGAAGTGATAGATTTCTGCGGGCACATTCGCTTCGCGCGCAATACGAATCAATTCATTCACTGCGCTGTCAATCGTATTGCCTTCGTTGCGCATGTGAGAAATATACATGCCATTGTATTCGCCGGCAGCTTTGCAAAGCGCAATCAGTTCTTCCGTACTGGCATAAGTGGCAGGTGAATAAATAAGTGATGAACCGACACCCAATGCTCCTTCGCGCATCGCTTCCCGAACAAGATCGCGCATGCGGTTAAGTTCTTCAGGTGTTGCTGCCCGATCGGTAAAACCTACTTCGTGAATTCGGACAGTAGTAGCACCAATAAATGAAGACACATTGCAGGCAATACCTTTCTTCTCCAGAAAATTCAGGTATTCACCGAGCGTAGTCCATTCAATAGGATATTTGATGTCTGCTTCTTCTCTCAGATTTTGCGCCTTCATGGAATCATTGAGTGGTCCCATGCTCCAACCTTCTCCCATTATTTCAGTCGTAACGCCCTGCAGGATATCACTTTTTGAATGGCCATTTTTTATCAAGGATTCGTTTGCCCAACTGAGCATGTTGATGAAGCCGGGAGTAACTGCTCTGCTTTTGGCATCAATTTCTTTCGTTCCCGTAGCATTGCTGAGATCGCCGATGAAAGCAATTGTGTCGGCATTTACTGCGATGTCGGCGCGAACAGGTTCTTCGCCGCTTCCATCATAGATGATTCCATTGCGGATAATGAGGTCATATTTTTTTGATGTGCAGGAAGCAAGAAAAATAATTGCAGTGAAAAGAAAGATGAAGTTTTTCATATCAACAAGGTAGAGGAATTTTTTTATCGATGAATGGTTTACCATCTCTCTTTTGTTCTGCACAGGATCTTATCCGAAAGCCATTGTCCGCAGCGAGGATTTGCTGAATGGTGAAGTGATTTACACTACTATATTTGTGAGGATATGAATTTATAACATTGTATTCTTCGCTACCTTCAATTTCTTCGGATAATCTGTATTGTAATTCAATCCACGACTTTCTTTGCGTGCAATGGAAGAGCGGATGATCAGGTAACCAATATTAACCAGGTTACGCAACTCGCAGAGTTCGGGAGATACCACCGTACGTTGATAGAGTTCTTCTGTTTCACGGTAGATCAATTCCAATCTTTCAAAGGCACGCTTCAGTCGTAAGTTCGAACGTACAATGCCAACATAATTGCTCATCATGTCCTGCACTTCCTGCCGTGTGAAAGTGATCAATACCATTTCTTCAGGATTGAAAGTGCCTTCCGCATTCCACTTCGGAATTTTTTCTTTGAAAGGAATTTTAGCAACTTTTTCACCGCATCCAAATAGGCACGATGAGAAAAAACCATTGCTTCAAGCAAGGAGTTGGAAGCAAGTCTGTTGGCGCCATGCAATCCGGTGCAGGCGCATTCACCGCAGGCATATAAATTTTTGATAGAGCTTCTTCCCCATTCATCCGTTTTTATGCCACCGCATAAATAGTGCGCGGCAGGCACTACCGGAATCATATCTTTCATAATATCAATGCCGATCGAAAGGCATTTCTCATAAATATTCGGGAAGTGCTCAATGAATTTTTTCTTATCAAGATGCCGGCAGTCGAGCATCACATAATCATCGCCGCGCTTTTTCATTTCATTGTCGATAGCGCGGGCTACGATATCGCGTGGCGCCAGTGATTTACGCTTGTCATATTTCTGCATGAATTCTTTTCCATCTACCGTTCTCAGTATCGCACCAAATCCGCGAATGGCTTCCGTGATCAGATAGGAAGGATATTCTCCGGGATGATACAAAGCCGTCGGATGAAACTGGTAGAATTCCATGTCCTGTACTTTTCCTTTTGCACGGTAGAGCATGGCGATGCCATCACCTGTTGCAATAATCGGATTCGTAGTGTTCCGGTACACATGTCCGGCACCACCGGTAGCAAGCAAGGTGATGCGTGAAAGCAGCGTCTCTGTTTTTTTAGTTTTTGTATTCAATACATACACGCCATAGCATTCAATGTTTTTAGTGCGGCGCGTTACCTCAATGCCGAGGTGATGTTGCGTGATGATGTCAATGGCAAAATAATGTGTGAACAATTCAATATTCGGATGCCGTTGAATCTGTTTCAGCAATGTGCGTTCAATTTCAAAACCGGTGTTGTCTTTATGGTGCAATACACGGTGCTCGCTGTGTCCGCCTTCCCTTCCCAAATCATATTCGCCCTCTTCATTCTTATCGAAATGCGCGCCCCAGTCAATCACTTCCTTCACACGCAGCGGACCTTCCTTCACTACAATCTCCACAATCTTTTTATCACACAATCCTGCGCCGGCGTCCAATGTATCGGCGATGTGTTTTTTATAAGAATCTTCTTCAAAGTCCCAGACTGCCGCCACACCACCCTGTGCATATTTGGTATTTGACTCATCTTCCGATGCTTTGGTGATGATACAGACGGTTCCATACTTCGCAACTTTTAACGCATAGGTGAGTCCGGCGATTCCGGAACCGATAATGAGGAAGTCGTACTTTTTCATGGGTGCAAGATAAATGAAAGTGAGAGGATGATAGTTAACATGATAGCGAGAAAAAGGTTGATGACTGATGAAGATTCAGCGGTTTTTCTATTTTACCGAAGCCGGTTTAAAAGTGCTGATCATCAAATGCAGTAATTTCGTTCATTCATTTTCGATCACCTTCTATTTATCATCTTGAAGATTTCATGGGTTTAGAAAGCAAATGGAGGCAGCGTTGATTCTAATTGATTAAATTATTCTATGTTAAGCAATCAAATCCCCCATAATTTTGAAAGGCTTAACCAATAATCTCCATGCTAAGGTTTCTCTTCTTTTAGGATTGATTGGTCTTTTGGGACTATTAACCCTGAATTTCTACTTAGCATCAGTTTATGTTAATGCAGACGGTAAGACACAAGCCTTGTTTGGAATTATAGAATTAGAGAATGAGATTTATAAATACATAATAGGCATCGGGGTAACCATTGCGATCGTGATGGATATCATAGCATACTTTAAAAAAGAATCTGGAAATTGGATCATGGCAGCGATGGTGACTTGCCTGATTACATTTATTTGCATATTCCTTAGTATTTGGAAAGCGATGATTTGATAACCCTACAAGTCTGCTGTATTGAATTACCAGCAAACCAAGTCTTGACCTATCCTTTCCAAAATACCTAAAACAATTCGATTATAGCCACGCAATCTCCTTACTCCGCAGGCGATAAAAAATATTATGCGAAAGTGGGTGCTTATACCATCAGAACACAAATGCGATAGATAGAAGAAACGATAATCTATAAAATCATGAATGGACCTCTTGAATTTCCTTTTTCAGATATTTAAGCGTTTCCTGCATCCACTTCATTGTATTTCCTGACAAGTCAAGAAATTGACCCTCTTTAATTCTCCATGCCATTGAAAAGTGAATATCTTTGAATTTGGAAGAAAATGAAAGTTCAGGTTTAACCTCAAAAGATTCTGTGGTCGTTGCAGTGAAAGCTTCATATGTATCAGGCGTTTTTTCAATCTCATCAATTAAGTGAAAATGCCAATGCGGTTGACCATGATTTTGGACTTTCAAGGAATATTCTGCACGAAAAATCATGGTAATTTGATCCTCTCTTTCTCCTAAGAAAAATCTTAAAGAAACATCATGTGGTTCTGCCTCTTTTGTTGATGAAAATTTCATAGTAACACCAATCCAATAAATCCATCGCTTATCGGTTTGCTGCTCAAACTTTTTAATGAAAAAGGGAACTATCCATTCAGCATTATTATATCTAAGAGCAAATTGCGAGTGAGCAATTGAATAAAAGTTGCCAGACGCCTCAAATTTTAATTCAGAAGAATCGTAAATATCCGACAAGATATTACGCAAAAATTTTTCAAACTCGGTTAATAAGAAGGTGGGATACCTATTAGCCATAGAAAACTTTATCTGTTAATTTTTCTAACCGACCACGTACATCATTTCCATAGTCTCCTAAAGAAAGCAATTTGCCAATATCTATAAGTTCACCTTTAACTTTTGGGTTAATCGAATTGTCAAAA
The genomic region above belongs to Chitinophagaceae bacterium and contains:
- a CDS encoding tail fiber domain-containing protein, with the protein product MRNKTTLLQNVTASNIKAAMPCRNISKLFIAITLSMPLSMRAQNTFPANGNVGIGTATPSANLQIKPSQANAVQIGNYGAAAGNTGELRFTELPANGTNYVGFKAPDAIGNSNTAIWTLPNKDGSSGQVLSTNGVGVLSWVTGGSTKKLDNLSNVAVNQSLIPKNNNAIDLGSAALVWRNGYFGGNVGIGTVAPAAKLDVTGDAKISGFLNGISVGLGGNGEVSNTAVGYKALFSNTTGNSNVANGYNALLSNTTGAGLTASGYYALAINTTGKNNSAYGYAALGSNKSGNGNTAVGFGADVGVDELTNATAIGNGAIVDASDKVRIGDASVSSYSCQVDWTSGSDARIKDNVQENVPGLAFIAALRPVTFHYNVSKQNKLMGITDDAQWEGKNDIEKIAFTGFIAQDVDAAAQKIGYDFSGVDKSGMVMGLRYAEFVVPLTKAVQELNLVQNGLQVENTNLHSKIDAQQKQIDELKTQVGQLLSALPSTSTTIDGAAKISFETENASPLLGQNIPNPFDNSTVIPFRIPKGCNSASIVITASATGKIAIAIPVSCDQSHVLIDAGSLVSGGYQYTLYIDGKIFETRQMILNK
- a CDS encoding D-aminoacylase, which encodes MKNFIFLFTAIIFLASCTSKKYDLIIRNGIIYDGSGEEPVRADIAVNADTIAFIGDLSNATGTKEIDAKSRAVTPGFINMLSWANESLIKNGHSKSDILQGVTTEIMGEGWSMGPLNDSMKAQNLREEADIKYPIEWTTLGEYLNFLEKKGIACNVSSFIGATTVRIHEVGFTDRAATPEELNRMRDLVREAMREGALGVGSSLIYSPATYASTEELIALCKAAGEYNGMYISHMRNEGNTIDSAVNELIRIAREANVPAEIYHFKQAGYNNWNKCDAIIKKVEDARAAGLQITADMYNYTAGGTGLYACLPPWVQSGGVDSLILRLKDAKLRSRVIKEMNTPTNEWDNFYQNVKSPDSILLASFSNDSLKKFQGKSLSEVAHIRNKTPQETLLDLVIEDRDATGAIFFVMSEDNLRKEAVMPWMSFGSDEASYSDDSVFFKSNCHPRAYGNFTRVITKWSRDQKLFSLQEAIRKMTSLPAQNLKLQKRGMLAVGYYADILIFDPNAIQDHATFQNPRQYATGMDDVFVNGKPVLEEGKFTDALPGRFVKGPGFGKK
- a CDS encoding aminotransferase class IV translates to MQQQFNSQNENILISINGKLLPRKDAKVSVFDSSVQGGDAVWEGIRVYDGKIFCLNEHLTRLQESAHSMLFQNIPSKEQIKQALFETLQANGMRDGAHIRLTLTRGEKITSGMDPRLNQKGCTLIVLAEWKKPVYGNEAISLVTASIRRNSPMNIDSKIHHNNLINNILAKIEANIAGADDALMLDNYGFVSETNSCNIFMIKNGVLLTPCADACLPGITRGKVLQLAIQMQIPVKEKNISVTELYNADIVFTSGTMGELTLVNKLDGRMIINKSADTLFEKILQTFRNLTQTEGEQLPF
- a CDS encoding T9SS type A sorting domain-containing protein, whose protein sequence is MKPYLFLLLLLLPFNSISQVTVAWEQPTRGNAIAVDASNNVYTVDYESNLGDEMKITKRDADGNFIWVTSYNQTDNTKWERASWITCDNNGNIIVTGTSMSGFSNPVEAASIVMKFNAAGNLLWRNVYESSFDGSSTRKCLVDANNNIYVLGMGSGPAGYVTKVKKFKPNGTALWSYFDSDGIGVAINFKFSPDNKIVIAGRSAFGSVNGYSKIDLDGNKIWSLPLVFSLTVGDVAGDTFGNSYVVHTEYVFNGTTEIKKLDNAGNILWDHVYGMSGNKIEVGTDNKAVISGYPNAGAGAAFFKIDENGNQLWINLDADGPQALFLHALLLLDNNNNAYLAAGTLFNMAVCKVNNDGTNGWTALTNSGGYANSMVFGKNLNSIFVVGGITARLNDETVPVCEPSANIFFNSITPASIKVSWDAVPGAVQYELWRKKSSAASNWKVVFVAGDKTSKNIKNLACNTSFDFKIRTVCDVAGTVVSAFSPVFTATTSPCKLESEMVTENPLKVYPNPASDQISVELMLPDAVSNGRIELMDVNGRIVISQGIADLQSTVVNLDVRSLTAGIYFVRIIGGQNILTQKLVIE